The DNA segment AATGGCTCGGCCTGGACGAACATGTCGCCGGGCAGACGGCCCTGGGCGAACTGCATCAGGTCGGCCAGCAACTGGGCCTGTCGCGCTTCGCTTTCCGCCAGCATGGTGTCTCCCCCAGACGGCTGTCTTGGCAGTCCGTTGCCGGCACAGGCACCGCGCGACACGCGTCGTGTGTTTCCTGCGTCCTGGCAGCATGACCGTGCTAACTACTGTAGAGCATAAAGGGCAACACTGCGCACAATGTGCGCGGGCTGGCGCGGGCGTTGGGATGTATGAGATTTACGACTGGTTTTCATGATTTTATATCGCCGCAGGAATGTGCCTGCCGTGGCTACACTGCCTGTCTGCGCCTTACCCGCCGGTAGGCAGCGCGAGCCGAACTGGGCGCCTGGCCTTGCCGCGGCGCGCGGCAAGGCCTCACTGGCCGGGACGGGCATCATGGAGACATAAGATGTACAAGGAACGTATCCGGCTGGCCAGCCTGCTCGACAAGGTCATGCCGGCCGAGGCTGCGGCGGCGATGATCCGGGACGGCATGACCGTGGGCATGAGCGGCTTCACCCGCGCTGGCGACTGCAAAGCGGTGCCGCAAGCGCTGGCCAGGCGCGCGGCGCACGAGCCGCTGCGCATCACGCTGATGACTGGCGCCTCGCTGGGTAACGACACCGACAAAATGCTGGCCGAGGCCAATGTGCTGGCGCGGCGCCTGCCGTTCCAGGTGGATGCCACCTTGCGGCGCAAGATCAACGCGGGCGAGGTGATGTTCATCGACCAGCACCTGTCCGAAACCGTGGAGCAACTGCGCGGGCGCCAGATCGCGCCGGTAGACGTGGCGGTGGTGGAAGCGGTCGCGATCACCGAATCCGGCGGCATCGTGCCATCGACTTCGGTCGGCAACTCCGCGAGCTTCGCGATGCTGGCGCAGAAGGTGATCGTCGAGATCAACCTCAGTATGCCGGCCGGCCTTGAAGGCCTGCACGACATCTACCTGCCGACGGCGCGGCCACATCGCCAGCCTATTCCGCTGGTCTCGGTGGACCAGCGCATCGGCTTGCCCTTTATTCCCGTGGACCCCGCGAAGATCGCCGCCATCGTGATCACGCAAAAGGACGATAGCCCGTCCAATGCGCTGCCGCCCGACCAGGAAACGCGCCAGATCGCTGGGCACCTGAACGATTTCCTGTCGCATGAAGTGCGCTCAGGCCGGCTGGCGCCTTCGCTGCAGCCGCTGCAGGCCGGCATCGGCACGATCGCCAACGCCGTGCTGCATGGCCTGATCGATTCCCCGTTCCGCGATCTCACGATGTATTCGGAAGTGCTGCAGGACAGCACGATCGAGTTGCTGGACGCCGGGCGGCTGCGCTTTGCCTCTGCGTCATCGGTGACCTTGACCAGCGCCGTCTACGCGCGCTTCCTGGCAGACCTGGAAAGGTACAAAGCGCGCGTGATCCTGCGCCCGCAGGAGATCAGCAACCATCCGGAGCTGCTGCGCCGGCTCGGGCTGATCACCATCAACACGGCGCTGGAGTGCGATATCTACGGCAACGTGAACTCCACGCACGTGGGCGGCACGCACATGATGAACGGCATCGGCGGGTCGGGAGATTTTGCGCGCAATGCGCATTTGTCGGTGTTCGTCACCAAGTCGATGGCAAAGGCCGGCGCCATCTCCAGCATCGTGCCGATGGTGTCCCACGTGGATCACACCGAGCATGATGTCGACGTCATTGTGACCGAGCACGGCCTGGCTGATCTGCGCGGCCTGGCGCCGCGCGAGCGCGCGCAGCAGGTCATCGCCAACTGCGCGGATCCGTTGTATCGGGAGTTGCTGCGTGATTACGTGACGCGCGCCACGCGCCGTGGCGGCCATACGCCGCACCTCATTGAAGAGGCGCTGGCCTGGCACGTGCGCTTGCGCGAGCAAGGCACGATGGGCGGCACGAAGGTGGCCCTGGCCGCAGCCTGAAATGGCTTGCGCTTGTACCTTCCTTGTTGTCTTCCGGCCTGATCCCTTTTTCGGTATCTCTATCCCTTGAAAATGAGCACGGCCAGTACCAGGGAGGACGCCATTAGGATCAGCAGGGCTAGCATGATGGTCTCCGAAAGGGAGAGGTCCGGGATCGTGAAAGGGTAAGGCTGCGCTACGGTTCATGCTGTAGGCAGCCTTGCGCATTCATTTTCGGATACTTCTCACATTTCCACATGCGGCGCCATCTGGCTCAGATGGCGTTTCAAGCGGGCGTTGGGCATTGCCGTGGCGATCCCGCTGGCTGATCTTGCCTGTTCCCCGCGGCCCGGATGGTGCGCTGGCGCACCATCCGGCGAGACGGGCTGCTTACTGCTTGGCCTTCGCGCCGTCGGTATAGGGGTCGAACTTGCCGGCCTTGGCGCCGTCCGTGTACGGATCGAACTTGCCGGCTTTTGCGCCGTCCGTGTATGGATCGGGCTTGCCAGCCTTGGCCCCGTCCGTATAGGGGTCGGCCTTTTTCTTGCTGCCGGAAGCGTTCAGGTTCGACTTGGTCGATTTCTTTGCGCCATCCGTGTACGGATCGAACTTGCCGGACTTGGCGGCGCTCTTGTTCGGGTCCGTCTTGTTGGTATGGGCGCCGCCATAAAGGTCGCCGCCATCGGTGTAGTTCTTCTGGGCGTGCGCCAGTTGCACGCCGCCAAAGGCGGTGAGGGCGGCGATGATCAGGGCGGGTACGGTCTTGTTGCGCATTTTCATCCTCGTGAGTAAAGCTTGGGTAGTTCGAGAGCAATGGCCACGGGCAGGGGGCATGGCCGCAAAATGGTCGTCAGACCAGGGTGACTCTACCGACTTGGGATGACCCTGCGAAGTTAATCTTTCTTCCCACTGTATTGAACCGCTTATTGGCCTCGCCGGCTATGCGCCAGATCAAGGCAAGCGTTGTTCTTGGGGGAGGGGATCTACGGAAGGAAGGGGTGAGGCGGGTTTGCCGAAGGCGCGAGCCCTGGCAAGGCCCGGCTGCAGGCAGCCGGGCCATTGCGACGCTACTCGTGACTGGTCACCGGTTACTCGAGTGTAATGTTCTGGTCGCGCGCGATCTTCTTGCGCATTTCCAGCTCGCGCTTGATCTGCGCGGCGTATTGCTGCGGCGTGTTGCCGTCAGGGTAGGCGCCGCTTTCCGCCAGGCGGCGTTTCACGTTCGGGTCCTGCAAGGTCTTCACGGCAGCGTCATGCACCTTGGCGATGATCGCGGCAGGCGTGCCGGCGGGTGCCACCAGGCCGTACCAGGCCATGTTGTTCATGTCCTTCATGCCGGCTTCGGCAAAGGTCGGCACATCGGGCAAGCCATCCACGCGCTTGGGCGCGGCCACGGCGAGGGCGCGCAGCTTGCCGGCCTGGATGTGCGGCATGGACGAGGGCAGGTTGTCGAACTGGCTGCTGACCTGGCCCGCCAGCGTGTCGTTCAGGGCGGGACCCGATCCACGGTAGGGAATGTGGACCATGTCGGTCTTGGTCAGGAACTTGAACAGTTCGCCGTCGAGGTGGGAGATGCTGCCTTTGCCTGCCGACGCATAGCTGTACTTGCCGGGGTTGGCCTTGACCAGCGCGATGAACTCCTGCAGGTTCTTGGCTGGCACCTTGGGGTTGATCGTCAGTACGTTCGGCACATTGACCAGGTTGGTAATGGGCGCGAAGTCCTTGATCGGATCGTAGGGGTTGCGGGCGTTGGTGGCGGGGTTGGTCGCCATGGTGCTGACCGTCGCAATGCCCAGCGTGTAACCATCGGGCGCGGATTTGGCCAGCGCGTCAGCGCCGATCGCGCCGCCGCCGCCGCCGCGGTTCTCCACCACCACGACCTGGCCAAGCTCACGGCCGATGCCGTCGGCCACCGA comes from the Cupriavidus basilensis genome and includes:
- a CDS encoding acetyl-CoA hydrolase/transferase family protein; protein product: MYKERIRLASLLDKVMPAEAAAAMIRDGMTVGMSGFTRAGDCKAVPQALARRAAHEPLRITLMTGASLGNDTDKMLAEANVLARRLPFQVDATLRRKINAGEVMFIDQHLSETVEQLRGRQIAPVDVAVVEAVAITESGGIVPSTSVGNSASFAMLAQKVIVEINLSMPAGLEGLHDIYLPTARPHRQPIPLVSVDQRIGLPFIPVDPAKIAAIVITQKDDSPSNALPPDQETRQIAGHLNDFLSHEVRSGRLAPSLQPLQAGIGTIANAVLHGLIDSPFRDLTMYSEVLQDSTIELLDAGRLRFASASSVTLTSAVYARFLADLERYKARVILRPQEISNHPELLRRLGLITINTALECDIYGNVNSTHVGGTHMMNGIGGSGDFARNAHLSVFVTKSMAKAGAISSIVPMVSHVDHTEHDVDVIVTEHGLADLRGLAPRERAQQVIANCADPLYRELLRDYVTRATRRGGHTPHLIEEALAWHVRLREQGTMGGTKVALAAA
- a CDS encoding tripartite tricarboxylate transporter substrate binding protein BugE, translated to MKAVLNVGSAACLALLGLCHSAFAQTYPTKPIRLIVPFAAGGTTDIVGRSVADGIGRELGQVVVVENRGGGGGAIGADALAKSAPDGYTLGIATVSTMATNPATNARNPYDPIKDFAPITNLVNVPNVLTINPKVPAKNLQEFIALVKANPGKYSYASAGKGSISHLDGELFKFLTKTDMVHIPYRGSGPALNDTLAGQVSSQFDNLPSSMPHIQAGKLRALAVAAPKRVDGLPDVPTFAEAGMKDMNNMAWYGLVAPAGTPAAIIAKVHDAAVKTLQDPNVKRRLAESGAYPDGNTPQQYAAQIKRELEMRKKIARDQNITLE